A region of the Acidobacteriota bacterium genome:
GGTGGCCTCCATCGGCGGCTTCGTACGCCAGTACCAGGTCGAGATCGATCCCGTCAAACTGCGCGCATATGACATTCGCCTGCAGAAAGTGATCCAAGCCATCAAGCGCTCGAACAACGACGTGGGGGGACGTCTGATCGAGATCGCCGAACGCGAATACATGGTGCGCGGCCTGGGATACATCCAGGGAATCCGCGATCTCGAACGCATCCCCCTGGGTGTCGGCCCGGGAGGGACACCGATCCTGCTGCGCGATCTGGCCCACGTGACGATCGGGCCGGAAATCCGCCGTGGGCTGGCCGAATGGAACGGCGAGGGAGAGACCGTCGGCGGTATCATTATCGTCCGCAGCGGAGCCGACACGCTCTCGACGATCGACCGTGTCAAAGAGCGGCTGGCGGAACTCAAGCAAGGTCTCCCCGAGGGCGTGGAAATTTCCGTAGCCTACGATCGCACCGGGCTGATCCACCACTCGCTGAAAACTTTGACATCCACGCTCATCGAAGAATCCATCATCGTCGCACTCGTGTGCATTCTCTTTCTCTTTCACATCCGGTCGGCATTCGTCGCCATCATATCGATTCCGATCTCTTTGCTGCTGGCGTTCATCGTCATGCGCCTGCAAGGCCTCGGCGCCAATATCATGTCCCTCGGAGGCATCGCGATTTCCATCGGAGTTCTCGTGGACGCCTCGATCATCATGGTCGAGAACGCTCACAAGCACTACGAGGAATGGCGGGGTAAACGCAGCCATTTCGAGATCATCCTCCGCTCCGCCCAGGAGGTGGGACCGACCCTCTTCTTCTCGCTGCTGGTGATCACGGTCTCCTTCCTGCCGGTCTTCACCCTGCAAGCCCAGGAAGGACGCCTCTTCAAGCCCCTGGCCTTCACCAAGACCTACGCCATGGCGATGTCCTCCATCGTCGCCATCACCATCATTCCCATCCTCATGTACTGGTTCGTCCGCGGCAAGATCTTCAGCGAGGAACGGCACCCGGTTTCCCGTGTTCTGCGGTTCATCTACACGCCGGCCCTCAACCTGGCACTCAAGTTCCGCTGGCTGGTGGTCTTTCTCGCCGTCCTGGCGGTCGGCTCCGTCTGGTACCCGATGCAACGCATGGGATCCGAGTTCATGCCTCCCCTGTGGGAGGGCGACCTGCTCTACATGCCCACGACTTTCCCCGGGCTGTCGATCACCAAGGCCAAGGAAATCCTCCAGCAAACGGACCGCATCATTCGCACTTTTCCGGAAGTCGATTCGGTGCTGGGCAAGATCGGCCGCGCTGAAACCGCGACCGACCCGGCCCCCCTGTCGATGATCGAGACGACGATCCGCCTCAAACCCCGGTCGGAATGGCGGCCGGGCATGACGAAGGAGAAGCTCGTCGAGGAGATGGATCGAGCGATCCAGTTTCCAGGGCTGACCAACGCTTGGACGATGCCGATCAAGACCCGCATCGACATGCTGTCCACCGGCATCAAAACGCCGATCGGTATCAAGATCGCCGGCCCCGACCTCCTGACACTCGAGAAGATCGGCCAGCAGGTGGAGGCTGCGGTGCAGGATCTTCCGGGCACCCTTTCCGCTTATGCCGAACGGGTCATGGGAGGCAGCTACATCGACTTCGACATCGACCGCGAAGCCGCCGCCCGCTTCGGCCTGACCGTCGGTGACATCCAGGACGTGATTCGCTCCGCCGTCGGCGGTATGAACGTGGCCTGGACGATCGAGGGACTCGAGCGCTACCCGATCAACGTGCGCTATCCCCGGGAACTGCGAAACGATCTGACCAACCTGCGGGAGATCCTGGTCGCGACTCCCACCGGGGCGCAGGTGCCGATCTCACAACTCGCCACCATCTGGGTTCGGCAAGGTCCCCCCAGCATCAAGTCGGAGAACGCTCGCCCCAACGCCTGGGTCTACGTGGATCTTCGCGGGATCGATGTCGGAACGTGGGTGCAGCGGGCCAAGCAGGCGGTCGAGGAAAACGTCGATCTGCCTACCGGCTACACGATCTTCTGGTCGGGACAATACGAATACATGGAGCGGGCCAAAAAGCGCCTGGTCGTCATCGTCCCCATCACGCTCCTCCTGATCTTCATCATTCTCTACTTCAACACCAACTCGTTGATCAAGACCGGCATCGTTTTGCTCGCAGTGCCGTTCTCCATCGTCGGTGCGGTGTGGCTGCTCTACTTCCTGGGCTACAACTGGTCGATCGCCGTCTGGGTCGGCATGATCGCACTGGCGGGTCTCGACGCGGAAACCGGCGTGGTGATGCTGCTCTACCTGGACATCGCGTGGGAGCGATGGAAGGCCCGCGGGGAGATGAACACGCGCGCCGACCTGGTGGCCGCGGTCGATCACGGAGCGGTCCAGCGCATCCGCCCCAAGATGATGACCGTCGCTGCGACGCTCTTCTCTCTGGTACCGATTCTCTGGGCGACGGGAAGCGGCGCGGATGTCATGCGTCGTATCGCCGCGCCCATGATCGGCGGCGTCGTCACCTCTTTCGTCGGCGAGTTGATCGTCTATCCGGCTGTTTTCTTCATCTGGCGATCGATGGGCCTCGGCTCGATCCGCAAATCGGTTTCTCCTGACCACTGAATCACAACGGCGGCCCCGCGCCGCCCGGAGGCACAACATGAAAACCAAAGTCGCCCTGATCACGATCCTGGTTCTGACCCTGCTCCCCGCCGCCTGGGCTCACGGAGACAAGCACGGCGAGCACCACAAGATGAAGAAAACGGCCTTTTCCGAGTTCATCGAGCACTACGAGGCGATCCGCCTGTCCTTGCTCTCGGACTCCCTGGACGGCATTGGAGAGCACGCTCGGGCGATCAGCAAGCGCGCACGGCGCCTGGCCAGCGCCTTCGACGCCGAGACGGCCGGCGTGGCCGACGACAAGAGCGCCGCGATCAAGGCGCTGCTGCCGAAGCTCCGCGAGCAGGCCGATGCCCTGGCCGGGTCGAAGGATCTCCGCTCGGCGCGCGATGCGTTCGCCCCACTCTCCGAATCGTTGGTCAGCTACCGCGATGCCGCGACGGGTGACAAGCCGGCCGTGGCCTTCTGCCCGATGGCCAAGCGTTCCTGGCTGCAGCCCAAGGGCCAGATCGGCAATCCTTACGGCGGCACGAAAATGCCCCGTTGCGGACAGTTCGTCAAGAACTGAAACGTCGCGCGGGGGAGGGGTCCTGCACAGGACTCCTCCCCCGATCCACCGGAGGGCGTCGCCATGGAATGGCTCGAATCCGTTTCGTCTCTGCCCAACTTGCACCCCGCACTGGTGCACTTCCCGATTGTCCTGCTGGTGTTGGCAGCCGGCCTGGACGCGGGCTCGGTCCTCGTCCGCCGCTGGGCTTCCTGGAACTCCCTCGCTTCGGCCGCCTACCTGCTCGGGGCAGTGAGCGCATGGGCGACATTCTTCTCCGGCGATCACGCCGCCGACGAACTCGGCATGGTTCCCGCCGCGGCCCAAGCGGCCCTGGCCCGTCATGCCGACCTGGCGTGGTGGCTGGTGGCCCTCTCCACGGTCGTGGCCCTGGCCAAGGCGGCCCAACTCAGTGGGATCGCCGCCATGGCCGTCACCCGCCGCCCGGCCTTCAAGGCGGCCTCCTGCGTCCTGGGACTCGGCGCCGTCGCCATGGTCGGCTTGACGGCCGATCGGGGCGGGGCCCTGGTCTACCGACACGGCCTGGCCGTATCTCTCTCGCAAGGCCCGGAACGCGCTGCTTCCGCAGGCGCCACCCCGCCCGAAACCACCGAGTCTCCCGTCACCATCGACGAGGACGGAACTCTCGAATGGGTCCCGGGCGCCGGATCCTCCCTCGGGGGTGCCCTCGAGTGGGCCGACCCGGCCATGGCCTCCAAGGCCCGAGTCGTGGCCGGTGATCGGCGGCCGGGCGCGCTGCTCGAGGTGCACGGACGCGCCGTTTTGCTCTTCTCGCCGGACTATGGCGATCTGCAGGCCGAGTGGCGTGTCGATCTTTCGGAGTTCGAGGGACAGGTCGCCGTTGTGCACCACTTCGTCGACACGGACTCTTTCGCCTCCTTCACCCTCGATACCCGCAGCGGCAAGGCGCGGCTCGAACAGGTCGAGGCCGGCAAGGTCGCCGTTCTCGACGAGCAGGCCTTCACGCCGCAGGAGGACGACGCCGCCTCGACCCTGGCCGTTTCCAGCGTGGGCTCCCACCGCAAAGGCTTCGTCAACGGCGACCTGGTCGTCCATGGTCATGCGGCCGCCCGTTCCCCGGGACCGGCAGGCCTGCTGCTCGACGGCGAAGGCAGGGTCCGCATTCTGGAAGCGGCTATGTTTCCCCTTTGAGCTGCCGGTAGCGGAAACAACTCACCAGGTGGTCGTTGACCATGCCGGTGGCCTGCATGTGGGCATAGACGATGGTCGGACCGACAAAGCGGAAGCCACGCCGTTTGAGATCGCGGCTGATCGTCTCCGACAGCGGCGTCGAAGCCGGTAACTCCGAGACGTTCCGCCAGCGATTCTGAAGCGGTCTCCCATCGACGAAGGACCAGATATACGCGTCGAAGCTGCCCCACTCTTCCTGCACCTTCAGGAAGGCCCGTGCGTTGGAGATGCTGGCCTCGATCTTCAGGCGATTGCGAATGATCCCGGTATCCGCAAGGAGGCGTCGCACGCTGGAGGCTCCGAAGCGGGCCACCTTCCGGGGGTCGAACCCCCTGTAGGCCCGCCGGTAGCCCTCACGGCGCTTGAGGATCGTCAGCCAGCTCAGGCCCGCCTGGGCCCCCTCGAGGACGAGAAATTCGAAGAGCTTGCGGTCGTCGTGTACCGGCACGCCCCACTCCCGGTCGTGGTAGGCCACGTAGACCGGATCCCGACCGCACCAGGGGCACCGTGGCGTCTCGCCGGACCGGGCCTCGTCACTCATGGAATCCTCCTCGGGCGAGCATACTACCGCGGTCGGGCAGGTCGGCCGGCCGTAACCCCCACGCGCGACAAACAAAATTTCCCGGGCGATTCTTCAAAAAGAAACCGTCTTGAAGGCGCCAATAAGCCCGCAGCATCCCACGCGGTGTTCCGCCGGAATTATTGACTGCCGCGCCAAATGGTCAACGCGCTGCGGGAGTTCCTCGGCCTGCGAGCCCTTGACTTGGAGTCCAGTGCCACCAGAATTGCCTGCGAGACTCGAACCGATTGTGAAATGCATGCAGCAGCAGTCACTGTCAGCCTCGCCTTCCCATGCAACCCTCAGGAGCAGAAAGGCCTTCCCCCATGACGGCAATCACGACGACTGTCACTACGGGCCAAGCGGCGCCCGCCCGACACCCCCGCGGCTCGCGAGCCAGCGTCCTGCTGACCAGCGTTTTCGGCCCCTACGCCCAGGACGACGAATACGGCAGTCGCACCATCAACCCGATGGAGCTCTACCACAACCAGGTCACCCGGGTGCAGGGAGCCTTCTCCTTGCGCATGTTCCATCGTTCATGGGGCCTGATGCTGATCCAGGCCAACATCGAGGCGCCCTGCACGCTTCTCGACTTCCCCACGCTGGACCGCTTCATCGAAGAAATCAAGACCCACGACTACGACATCGTCGGCATCGGCGCGATCATCCCCAACGTGGCCAAGGTGCAGAAGATGTGCGAGCTGGTGCGCATCCACCTGCCCCAGGCGACCATCGTCGTCGGCGGCCATGTCGCCAACATTCCCGACATCGCCGAGCGCATCGACGCCGATCACATCGTTCGCGGCGAAGGGGTGGCATGGATGCGCCGCTTCCTCGGCGAAGACGACCGCAAGCCCCTCCGGCACCCGCGCATCGTCTCCGGAATGGGCACCCGGGTGATGGGCGTCCGGCTCAGGGAAAAACCGGGGGACGTGGCCGCCACCGTGATTCCCTCCGTGGGCTGCCCCCTCGGGTGCAACTTCTGCGCCACCTCGGCGATGTTCGGCGGCAAGGGCAAGTTCGTCCACTTCTACGAATCCGGCGATGAACTCTTCGAAATCATGCACGCCCTCGAGCAATCGATGAAAGTCCGCTCCTTCTTCATGATGGACGAGAATTTTCTTTTCCATCGCAAGCGTGCTCTGCGCCTGCTCGAATTGATGATCAAGCACGACAAGCCCTGGGCGCTCTACGTGTTCAGCTCAGCCAACGTGCTGCGGAAGTACACCCTCGAGCAACTGGTCCAGCTCGGGATCTCCTGGATCTGGATGGGACTCGAGGGAAAGGCCGCCAACTATTCCAAGCTCAACGGCATCGACACGCGCGATGTCGTCCGCCAGTTGCAAGCACACGGCATCCGGGTCCTCGGCTCGACGATCATCGGTCTCGAGGAGCATCGGCCCGAAACGATGCACGAAGTGATCAGCCACGCGGTCAGCCACGACACGGAGTTCCACCAGTTCATGCTGTACACCCCCGTACTCGGTACACCGCTGCACGCGGAATTCGAGGCCAAGGACCGCCTGCTGGACTCCAAAGAGTTCCCCGAGTGCGATACCCACGGACAGTACCGCTTCTCGTTCCGGCATCCCCACTTCCGCAACGGCGAGGAAGGCGACTTCCTGCTGAAAGCGTTCCGGACCGACCTGGAAGTCAATGGACCGAGCATCGTGCGCGTCGCCCGCACCCTGCTGCAGGGCTGGCAGCGACACAAGAACCATCCCGACCTGCGGGTCCGGCGCCGATTCCTCTGGGAAATCCGGGACCTGGCCACCACCTACGCCGGAGCCCTGTGGGCCGCGCGTCGCCGCTTCCGCTCGAACCCCACGGTCTCGGAGAAGATTTCACGGGTGCTGCGTGATCTGTACCGGGAATTCGGGATCAAGTCCCGCCTTGCGGCCCCCCTCCTGGGCCGCTACCTGCAATTCACCATCGGACGGGAAGAGCGCCGACTCGAACGCGGCTGGACCTACGAGCCGGCCACCTTCCGCGAAACCGAAGCGCTGTTCGTCTCTCCTGCAGGCAAGTCCGACCGGCAGATGATGGCGCCCGCCCACCCCTGACCCGGGAGGAGCACAAACCGTCTTTCCCCGGCATCCGACTCGCGGTATCTTCCCTCCGGGTGGAGGCAAGATGGCGTTGTTTCGTTCCGGGACTGCCACGCCGGCGGAGCGGCGGGGACTCCGTCGGCTGATCGCGTTCCTCGCCGTATCAGCGCTGATGGGAAGCGCGCCGGCCGATTCCCTGAGGGTCGGCTCGTACAACACCCAGAGCCTCGGTACGCCGGGAGACCCGGACTGGAGTGCCCTGGTCCAGGTTCTGCGACGTGTCGACGCGGACGCGGCGGCCCTCCAGGAGGTCATCGGGACCACGGATCGCGACCATATCGACGAACTCGCACAGGAAGCCGGGTACGCCTACTGGGCCATCTCCCAGGTCTCCGGCACGCTTTCCGGCAACGAGCGAACCGCGGTGCTCAGCCACGCTCCGGTGCTGCGCTCGGAGTCCTACAGCGCGGCGGAGTTGTCCGGGGACCCGGATGCCAACGACATCACGCGCGATATTTTCGCCGTGTGGCTCGAGGCCTCGCCGGGATCGGCACCCTGGATCGTGGTCACCGTACACCTCAAGGCGGGCACTTCCGATACCAGCAAGTTCCGCCGCCAGATCGAGATTCAGCGCATCGTCCAGGCCCTCGACCGGATTCGCCTCGACGACCCCGGCTCCCCCATCCTCCTGACCGGAGATTTCAACCAGGATCCGCGCCAGGGCCCCTTCGGTGCGCCGGTCTTCGACGCACCGCCGGCCGACCTCCCGACGACCTATCGCCTGGGTTCCG
Encoded here:
- a CDS encoding DNA-3-methyladenine glycosylase I, whose amino-acid sequence is MSDEARSGETPRCPWCGRDPVYVAYHDREWGVPVHDDRKLFEFLVLEGAQAGLSWLTILKRREGYRRAYRGFDPRKVARFGASSVRRLLADTGIIRNRLKIEASISNARAFLKVQEEWGSFDAYIWSFVDGRPLQNRWRNVSELPASTPLSETISRDLKRRGFRFVGPTIVYAHMQATGMVNDHLVSCFRYRQLKGET
- a CDS encoding endonuclease/exonuclease/phosphatase family protein, which produces MALFRSGTATPAERRGLRRLIAFLAVSALMGSAPADSLRVGSYNTQSLGTPGDPDWSALVQVLRRVDADAAALQEVIGTTDRDHIDELAQEAGYAYWAISQVSGTLSGNERTAVLSHAPVLRSESYSAAELSGDPDANDITRDIFAVWLEASPGSAPWIVVTVHLKAGTSDTSKFRRQIEIQRIVQALDRIRLDDPGSPILLTGDFNQDPRQGPFGAPVFDAPPADLPTTYRLGSDITFPVIYDPYRTLEDAGMIMLEAFHEDDPGDPVTHPATFRILDLLWVEQHGAASGTEIYDSCDDNGVDDPPPGYWLPKAGVPLNCGVSTTASDHLDLFGDIERLPVDQDGDGIDDSVDCAVLDPLAGTPLEVESLRAETVGASTTRFTWTPASTADRYDVARGALGTADDFLCRTNTDDDPTDTEFLEPAVPAAGSGWHYLVRALDDACGGAGPWGADAAAAACPSP
- a CDS encoding DUF3347 domain-containing protein is translated as MKTKVALITILVLTLLPAAWAHGDKHGEHHKMKKTAFSEFIEHYEAIRLSLLSDSLDGIGEHARAISKRARRLASAFDAETAGVADDKSAAIKALLPKLREQADALAGSKDLRSARDAFAPLSESLVSYRDAATGDKPAVAFCPMAKRSWLQPKGQIGNPYGGTKMPRCGQFVKN
- a CDS encoding cobalamin-dependent protein (Presence of a B(12) (cobalamin)-binding domain implies dependence on cobalamin itself, in one of its several forms, or in some unusual lineages, dependence on a cobalamin-like analog.), which encodes MTAITTTVTTGQAAPARHPRGSRASVLLTSVFGPYAQDDEYGSRTINPMELYHNQVTRVQGAFSLRMFHRSWGLMLIQANIEAPCTLLDFPTLDRFIEEIKTHDYDIVGIGAIIPNVAKVQKMCELVRIHLPQATIVVGGHVANIPDIAERIDADHIVRGEGVAWMRRFLGEDDRKPLRHPRIVSGMGTRVMGVRLREKPGDVAATVIPSVGCPLGCNFCATSAMFGGKGKFVHFYESGDELFEIMHALEQSMKVRSFFMMDENFLFHRKRALRLLELMIKHDKPWALYVFSSANVLRKYTLEQLVQLGISWIWMGLEGKAANYSKLNGIDTRDVVRQLQAHGIRVLGSTIIGLEEHRPETMHEVISHAVSHDTEFHQFMLYTPVLGTPLHAEFEAKDRLLDSKEFPECDTHGQYRFSFRHPHFRNGEEGDFLLKAFRTDLEVNGPSIVRVARTLLQGWQRHKNHPDLRVRRRFLWEIRDLATTYAGALWAARRRFRSNPTVSEKISRVLRDLYREFGIKSRLAAPLLGRYLQFTIGREERRLERGWTYEPATFRETEALFVSPAGKSDRQMMAPAHP
- a CDS encoding CusA/CzcA family heavy metal efflux RND transporter, which codes for MLNKIIEWSLRNQFFVVVAVIFAIVAGFWAINSIRLDAIPDLSDVQVIIYTQYPGQAPQVVEDQITYPLTSKMLAVPYAKVVRGYSFFGFSFVYVIFEDGTDLYWARSRVLEYLSGLSSQLPAGVTPELGPDATGVGWAFMYVLNSDQHSLADLRSMQDWYLKYGLMSVEGVSEVASIGGFVRQYQVEIDPVKLRAYDIRLQKVIQAIKRSNNDVGGRLIEIAEREYMVRGLGYIQGIRDLERIPLGVGPGGTPILLRDLAHVTIGPEIRRGLAEWNGEGETVGGIIIVRSGADTLSTIDRVKERLAELKQGLPEGVEISVAYDRTGLIHHSLKTLTSTLIEESIIVALVCILFLFHIRSAFVAIISIPISLLLAFIVMRLQGLGANIMSLGGIAISIGVLVDASIIMVENAHKHYEEWRGKRSHFEIILRSAQEVGPTLFFSLLVITVSFLPVFTLQAQEGRLFKPLAFTKTYAMAMSSIVAITIIPILMYWFVRGKIFSEERHPVSRVLRFIYTPALNLALKFRWLVVFLAVLAVGSVWYPMQRMGSEFMPPLWEGDLLYMPTTFPGLSITKAKEILQQTDRIIRTFPEVDSVLGKIGRAETATDPAPLSMIETTIRLKPRSEWRPGMTKEKLVEEMDRAIQFPGLTNAWTMPIKTRIDMLSTGIKTPIGIKIAGPDLLTLEKIGQQVEAAVQDLPGTLSAYAERVMGGSYIDFDIDREAAARFGLTVGDIQDVIRSAVGGMNVAWTIEGLERYPINVRYPRELRNDLTNLREILVATPTGAQVPISQLATIWVRQGPPSIKSENARPNAWVYVDLRGIDVGTWVQRAKQAVEENVDLPTGYTIFWSGQYEYMERAKKRLVVIVPITLLLIFIILYFNTNSLIKTGIVLLAVPFSIVGAVWLLYFLGYNWSIAVWVGMIALAGLDAETGVVMLLYLDIAWERWKARGEMNTRADLVAAVDHGAVQRIRPKMMTVAATLFSLVPILWATGSGADVMRRIAAPMIGGVVTSFVGELIVYPAVFFIWRSMGLGSIRKSVSPDH